From a region of the Arachis ipaensis cultivar K30076 chromosome B09, Araip1.1, whole genome shotgun sequence genome:
- the LOC107615551 gene encoding uncharacterized protein LOC107615551: MAVDDDTDDEEGARDDIEGLLNDAFGDVSHAEGVTVGQNEEAKKFYNLIDGASQELYPGCKKFSTLSFTIRLYLLKCLHGWSNASFTSLLELLKEAMPNINIPSSFHKTKSMIRDLGLDYKKIDACPNDCLLDNSENQPDKKGRPIPAKTLRYFPIIPRLQRLFMCSKTAASLRWHDEERVKDGTLKHPADGLAWKNLDEIDEEFAKESRNIRLGLSSDRFNPFRSMNISWSTWPVMLMVYNLPPWMCMKPEYCMLSLLIPGPQSPGKDIDVYLQPLIEDLKLLWEKGVKTYDASKNETFQMRAALLWTINDFPAYAMLSGWSTKGKLACPCCNKNTSSLQLKHSRKTVYMDHHVFLPMDHPWRTNTRSFNGKQELRPPPPVIEGPELFEMLQNAENVFGKKQSKTKDHLNARYDLKDLGIWKNLQPKETTKLPDGSASNISRCVHLGERKVSGYKTHDAHFMLHYLLPIPIKSILPDHVAIALIRLSSFFRRLCKKFITLEEIDLLELEIVETLCQLERIFPPSFFDIMVHLPIHLANEVRLGGPVQFRWMYPPERYMCTLKSYVRNRSRPEGSIAEAYLAEECLTFCSRYLHGGVQTRLNKRPRNDDDPNEDEVVPSKLFSNKGRSLGVGNGEPINLDDRSIAQAHVYVLHNCEEVADYVRSNLTIINYREHEEEVNNQRGTKWRKAKVHNKTFVQWFEIRARDPNVPFWLKELSRGPSSVARKFSGYVINGYRFHTVEREARRKTQNSGVTLTALTSSFASAKDQSPIQDNVAYYGRLFEIVELDYFGRFKVVLFRCEWYDAGRDKYGLTFVHFHKKCFQDEPFILASQAHQCFYVQDPYEHNKHYVMETVPRDLFKTGDESESEARQAHYSEQHERIMSPAIPADDGELILERTDLRPTVIETVPQVTSAQEYEADFIGDSDSDWNKEFIDLKATSSKNLLRQFEAKRQRIVTERKKYEMEAAAVNDKDKSERRVDEPESQLEMRATKGQKNSTSKKLDFSHLQSTFDSISKRTNSTPTTLEVQPNIPPQQPENKKRKELLTMPTAEKFKNGVQGGKSTQGLKKSKPTNMDADELTRKLEAINIGQQQNIQLTDEET; the protein is encoded by the exons ATGGCGGTTGACGATGACACGGATGATGAAGAAGGTGCACGCGATGACATTGAAGGACTGCTTAATGATGCATTTGGAGATGTATCTCATGCTGAGGGTGTTACTGTAGGTCAAAATGAAGAGGCTAAAAAGTTTTACAATTTAATAGATGGGGCAAGTCAAGAGTTATACCCCGGTTGCAAGAAATTTTCTACATTATCTTTTACCATCCGTCTGTACTTGTTAAAGTGTTTGCACGGTTGGAGCAATGCCTCCTTCACTTCACTTCTTGAGCTATTGAAAGAGGCAATGCCTAACATTAACATACCTTCATCTTTCCATAAGACAAAGTCTATGATAAGAGATTTAGGTCTGgattataaaaaaattgatgctTGTCCTAATGATTGCCTCCT TGATAATAGCGAGAACCAACCTGACAAGAAAGGTCGTCCTATTCCTGCAAAGACTCTGAGATACTTTCCTATAATTCCAAGACTTCAGAGATTATTTATGTGCTCAAAGACGGCAGCTAGTCTGAGGTGGCATGATGAGGAGCGCGTAAAAGATGGGACGTTAAAGCATCCTGCTGATGGCTTAGCGTGGAAGAATCTTGATGAAATCGATGAAGAATTTGCAAAAGAATCTCGCAATATTAGACTAGGCTTGTCAAGTGATAGGTTCAACCCATTTCGTAGCATGAACATTTCATGGAGCACGTGGCCCGTGATGCTGATGGTATACAACTTGCCTCCGTGGATGTGCATGAAACCCGAATATTGTATGCTTTCTTTGCTTATTCCTGGGCCACAATCACCTGGTAAAGACATTGATGTGTATCTACAACCATTGATAGAAGACTTGAAGTTGTTGTGGGAAAAAGGAGTCAAAACCTATGATGCATCAAAGAATGAGACCTTTCAAATGCGGGCAGCTCTTTTGTGGACAATCAACGATTTTCCTGCTTATGCTATGTTGTCTGGGTGGAGTACAAAGGGAAAGTTGGCTTGCCCTTGTTGCAACAAAAATACCAGTAGCTTACAACTAAAACACAGTCGGAAGACAGTTTATATGGACCATCATGTCTTTTTACCCATGGATCATCCATGGAGAACCAATACAAGGTCTTTTAATGGGAAGCAGGAATTAAGACCTCCTCCACCTGTTATAGAAGGACCCGAACTTTTTGAGATGCTACAAAATGCTGAGAATGTCTTTGGAAAGAAGCAAA GCAAGACAAAGGACCATTTGAATGCTCGATATGACTTAAAAGATTTGGGTATCTGGAAAAATCTTCAACCAAAGGAG ACAACAAAGCTACCTGATGGCAGTGCTTCGAATATATCACGCTGTGTACATCTAGGAGAAAGAAAAGTTTCTGGGTATAAGACCCACGATGCTCACTTTATGCTTCACTATTTACTGCCAATACCGATTAAAAGCATCCTTCCTGATCATGTGGCCATTGCGTTGATTCGACTAAGTTCCTTTTTTCGTCGCTTATGCAAAAAGTTCATCACACTGGAAGAGATAGATTTACTGGAGTTAGAGATTGTGGAAACATTATGCCAGCTTGAGAGGATCTTTCCCCCTAGTTTTTTTGACATAATGGTTCATCTTCCCATTCATTTAGCAAATGAGGTGAGATTGGGAGGTCCGGTGCAGTTTCGTTGGATGTATCCTCCGGAAAGGTACATGTGTACATTAAAGTCATATGTTCGCAACAGAAGTCGGCCCGAAGGTTCTATTGCAGAGGCATATCTGGCTGAGGAGTGCTTAACTTTCTGCTCAAGATACTTGCATGGAGGTGTGCAAACAAGACTTAATAAGCGGCCTCGGAATGATGATGATCCTAACGAAGACGAAGTTGTGCCATCAAAGTTGTTTTCTAACAAAGGTCGTTCGTTAGGCGTGGGAAATGGAGAACCAATTAATCTAGATGATAGATCAATTGCTCAAGCCCATGTGTATGTATTACACAATTGTGAAGAAGTGGCAGATTATGTTAG ATCAAACCTAACTATTATTAATTATAGAGAGCATGAGGAAGAGGTTAACAATCAGCGAGGAACGAAATGGAGAAAAGCAAAAGTTCACAACAAAACGTTCGTGCAGTGGTTTGAAATTCGTGCGAGGGATCCAAATGTGCCTTTCTGGCTAAAAGAATTATCTCGAGGTCCAAGCTCTGTTGCAAGAAAATTTTCTGGGTATGTAATTAATGGATACAGGTTTCACACGGTGGAACGTGAGGCAAGGAGAAAAACACAAAACAGTGGTGTCACATTAACTGCTTTAACTTCAAGCTTTGCAAGTGCTAAAGATCAAAGTCCAATCCAAGACAATGTAGCTTATTATGGCAGGTTGTTTGAGATAGTAGAGTTAGACTATTTTGGGCGTTTTAAGGTTGTCTTATTTCGGTGTGAGTGGTACGATGCTGGGAGAGATAAGTATGGTCTTACATTTGTTCACTTCCATAAGAAATGCTTCCAGGATGAACCTTTTATACTAGCATCTCAAGCACATCAGTGTTTTTATGTGCAAGATCCATATGAACATAACAAACATTATGTTATGGAAACTGTCCCAAGAGACTTATTTAAAACAGGCGACGAATCTGAGTCTGAGGCCCGTCAAGCACACTATAGTGAACAACACGAGCGTATAATGAGCCCTGCCATACCAGCTGATGATGGTGAACTTATTCTGGAGAGGACTGATTTACGACCCACGGTTATTGAAACGGTTCCCCAAGTGACTTCTGCCCAAGAATATGAGGCAGACTTCATTggagattctgattctgattg GAATAAGGAATTTATTGATCTTAAAGCTACATCAAGTAAGAATTTGCTTAGACAATTTGAGGCTAAGAGACAAAGGATTGTAACTGAACGCAAGAAATATGAAATGGAAGCTGCAGCTGTTAATGACAAGGATAAATCAGAGCGAAGGGTGGATGAACCAGAAAGTCAATTGGAGATGCGTGCAACCAAAGGACAGAAGAATTCCACGTCAAAGAAGCTGGATTTTAGTCATTTGCAAAGCACATTCGACTCTATTAGCAAAAGGACTAACTCCACGCCTACCACCTTGGAAGTACAGCCAAACATTCCACCGCAACAacctgaaaataaaaagagaaaggagCTATTGACTATGCCTACTGCTGAGAAATTCAAGAATGGAGTGCAGGGTGGAAAATCAACACAAGGCTTGAAGAAGTCTAAGCCTACAAACATGGACGCAGATGAACTTACAAGGAAGCTCGAAGCAATCAACATAGGGCAGCAGCAGAATATTCAACTCACAGATGAAGAGACTTAA